Genomic DNA from Corticium candelabrum chromosome 5, ooCorCand1.1, whole genome shotgun sequence:
ATTCATACATTTGAAACTACAATGGCACTGTTTGACACAAACAGTGGTCAATTTGTCTTTTCGCCATGTGCTGTGAGTAGAACAGGACAAGAATACTATTTCAATGTAACAGCTGTTAATGAGCGTGGTAGATCCAATGCTGTAGAATCAAGCACACAGTACATTGGTGAGTTGACAATTAGAATTAAGGTACATTTTAATTGTCAGGTTGTTACTGTAATTCGTCTGTTAGTGCCGCCTTCATCAATCAGTGTAGAGCTGATTAGTGGTCCATCTTTCATTCGCATTTTGTATATACTGGACAGCTTCATTCAGAGTGCTAGTGAATGTGAATTAAGAAGTGGAATTTGCAATATTAGGAAGCAAATTGGTCCAAGCTGTTCTGCCTGTGTCATAATTACTGACTTACATCATTCTCAAAATTTGGTATGGAAAGCTTTCTATTACTTGTACGGTTCTACTGTTGGATGTATGATTTTTTTGTATAGAATGCCACTATTTCACGTTCATCCAAAAAGATGCAAAGAACCTTTGAAACTGATGGACCGTCAGAGTTACTGGTTCATGTGGAAAATCTTCAACCGATGTCTTTCTATCAGTTTAGTGTCATTGTCCAGTGGCGACGTCAACGTCTAAGAACAACGCTAACTAGAGCAGCAAATTGTTCTACTGGAATGGCAGGTTTGTCACATGGTTGACTTGAACTGATATTTACTATAGACGACATATTTTTGTGTACTGGTTGTCTTTGAAATGTATCTTGACTTCGcatttgtgcttgtttgtttgtttgccttgtctgttttttttgtttgtttgccttgtctgtttttttgtttgtttgtttgtttgtttttatttaatgTGTATAGTGTAGGTACACTGTATTTACAATTTATGCAGTTGCTATTATTAATAGGATGCAGTAgacttcttaattaattattgtatcaATCTGCATGTTGGCTCTCCATtatttgttcttgttgtgttgGATTATGTCTGTGTTGCTTCAtgttgtgtatgttgtttaattaatttaactatAACAATTTTGATACTGCAGCCCCTTTGCATTCACCAGCATTGCAGAAAGCAGTGAGAATTAATTCAACATGGTTCTACATCGTGTACCAGGTACAGAATTTCGTTGTCATTTATCATTTCAAATTGCTGTGTACTTAATGGGATTTTCTTGTTGAGGGCATTGATTCATCGAGTGTTTTAAGTCTTGCGTATTATTACCAACTAACTATGTACAGCACTGAACAACAGATTGCTCAACTGCGTTTGGGGTCGCACACTTTAAATAATACGAATACTGCAACTGTTCGTTGGGATGTGAATGGAACATTGCATCATTTGCAGTCGTGGTACAATTACAGAGTGACTTTGCGCAGTTGTTGTGATaacacaacatgcaaccaGTGGGCAAACACTGCTCAGTGTGGTCAAATGGATGTCACACAGTTGCAGCAGGCTTGCATGAAATCATGCAACTGCAGCAGTCATGCATCATCAGGCACTATTAAGCCACATGACATTAAGTGTAAGTATTGTAATGATATAAATGTGAAAGTGACTGACATAATGAATCTACGGTAAGTgttttaaatattttgtttagTTGGAGCTGTGAAAAGCATCAGTGTGACTGTGTCATCTTGGTGGGCAATCATACACTGGAAACCAATAGCAGACAGCTTGGTGATGACATACGTTACCAACATCACATCTTCATCCAGTCGACCCAAAACATTTGTGCAACAACCTTCAGTATATGTCTCAGGGCTACTACCTAATACAATGTATAATGTCACAGTTTCTGTGCTCACATATGATAGGCAGCAGCCCGTCAAGTCGGCGTCTCACGTGTTTATGACTGCAGGTTACACGTATTCTTAAAACTGATTTAcacttgttgcattacttttTACACTTCAGGACAAAATGCAGCTCCAGCAAATATCTCAGTGAAAATGGTTAATAGTTCTGCTAGTGTATTGGTTTCATGGTCACCTGTTTGGCTGCCAAATCTCAGCATCAAAGGATTCTATATCAGATATTGCAATACTACTGACTGCAGAGTATATGTTGTACAAACAACCAGATCTTTCTCTAACATAAGTATAAATGAATTTTGTCCTGACATGAAATACAATTTCTCTGTCGCTGCTTTCAACGAGAAGAGTGTTGGAAACTGGTCTGAACTATATCTGTATGAAATTCCATGTATGGTTACTTGCAGTTTGTGTTTATAGAACAGGTGATGACAGTAATGTGTTTACAGATTTTGTTTCTCGTCCTCTGATTTTTGTGGGAAATGTAGATAGTCATAGCGTACAAGTGAATTTGTCCTATGATGCCTGTTTTATGCAAATCAGAAACGTATGCCAGTATTTGAATTTCTTTGTGAAAGTCTGTTCTGCTGTGAACTCATGTTTTCTCAAAAATGGAAGAGATAGTAGTATTACAATACAAGGACTAAAAGCTGCTATGAACTACTCTGTAACTGCTCAGTTGATGTGTGCAATACCAGGTTTTTGGTCTGAACCAGTGGATTTTGAGACTCCAGCAGGTATAGAAATAACAATACTGTGGTAGTGAAACTGATTGATGTATGTTCCAATACAGAGCCGAAAGTCAAGCCTCATGCAACAGTTGACAGAGGCATCATTGGTAAACAGAAGATAATTGATTTTATAttgcttcttatttatttttgttgcaaGTGTGGATCTCGGCAGCAATTGTGGCAGTAATAGGTATTGTTGGTATTGTAGTTTGTGACTGTTATCATGCAAGGTAGGAGAATGGTATCCATTACATTTTgatagtattaattaatgcgaATTTAAGGTGTAGAAAGGAAAACAATGAAAGAGCAGAAACAGAACATGGAGTAAGTAGAGAACTACAGGTTGCACCTTTTGTAAGTGTATGTATGCACAATAGTTTGTGTTTAATAACTAGCAAACTTCTTTCTCTTAATAATAAGGACTCTCAATATGAGACAGTACCACAACACAGTGATGGGGAGTATGACAGATTAGTAGATCATGTTCGATGTCACAGTGATGATATTGTCACACAAAGTGCAAATGACGAGCAACTACCTTTTGAAAGAACTTCACTTGGTGCACAAGTAAACAACCACCAGAGAGACGTACTGCCTATACCTTCCATTGAACATCATGATGAGTTAACAGCATCAGAATCTAATGAACAGTTTCATCAAAGAATACATAATTGTAATGTGGCCGTGAAAAATGAGCGTTGTGCTGAATGTCTTGAAAATGTAGAGCCAGAAAACAGCTTTGACTATGTTCAACTTTCTACACAAGAACAAGGAGATAGTCGATCAACTTGTTTGCTCGAAGCAGCCTATCAGACAAGGAAACAAGATATACACACATCTAGTGAAGAAGATTCAGAATCAGAATGGGCAATAGTAAGTACTATTTCTTTCAATTAATGCAAATATCTATTTACATCATAAACGTTTACTCTACCAAATTGTTGTTTATAGGACCAGAGGCAATTCACGCGTTCTGGATGTGAACTCTCCCATAGTCTACATGATGCTGATGCTAATGACCATGATGACtgatttatttacttatttatttaggGAAACTGTTTATTTGATCAACGAGGTTGATCTACTTTAGATTGGTGTTTTGATAACAACATAACCACAACTAGAAAACAACATTGTAAAGAaagtacagacacacagagcaATGAATGAAACGAAGATATAGTTTTTTGGCTGGACAAGTACAATAATTTGTAagtcttgttaattaaatgctgtTGTAGTAGAGCAATGCCATATTGATCAAGCTAATAATTTTTCCTTGAGTTGatactgtagttgttgttgttattattgttgttgtttgttgctttgtgcCATTTCAAGTAACACTTGTGCAGTTAATCTGGTGGGCGAAATTCTTCCAAGACCAGGATAGTAAGTAGACCAGTTTGTATACAGTCACACACGTCTAGAtgtagtcacacacacacacacgcacgcacgcacacacacacgcacgcacgcgcgcgcacacacacacacacgcacgcacgcacccacgaGCAGCTCTCGTTTTGTTACTGCAGTATTATTAAGAGGTACCAAGCATAGACATGAGGTCTAACTGCATGTAATGCTGTAGTATATTGTCACAGTGTGGCTTCACAAGCCCATATAGATTCAACAGCGCTAGCGATGATCCGGGAACAACGAATTCGAAGCGGTATGCGAATCATGAATCTCTCTTGTCGCTGGAATACTGGGGAGATGAAATGGCTGAGATTGAGATATACTCGCTGACTGGTGAGGACTCTGCTTTTCCGTGACTTCTCCTTTTCTATCTGCATAGTAGCTAGCtaaattgcttaattaatttggccGGTCTATATGTACACTCCTTTGGGTCTAGCATATCTGTTTTACACTCAATTTGCCAATAACCAAATGTTTTTGATATGTTAACGTTTGCCTTTGTCCAGGTTTCAATTGAGTAGAATTCACATGTACAAGTTGattgataaaaattaattaaatattaggATATCTAAAATCCGTGATTGTGGTCTCCAACAAGTGCACGTGATTACTAACTACTCTAGAGATTTGTTGCTCATGTGATCTTGTTTTCTCGTATCTAATCAATTGTACTGACTGCACGTGATGCTTGGAGCAGGAAAATTATTTGCATTTGGCGCTGCATGCTAGCGGGTTGGTGGCAGGTGGTGGGTGATCTGCTGCAACTATGTCAAAGTGGGATTTATTTTTGCTGGGAATTCTACTTCATGTTGCAGGTATATTCTGTTGACCTTTGTCGTTGATTTGAGCTGTGATCGTACGTGTGTAGAGATGTATTTATGCAACAGCAGATGCACACTTTAGTGGCTTGCACAGAAGTAAAACAGAATTGGCAGCGTATTATTTGCGCATGCACAGTTCTCTTTTTTGTCTCTTTATTCTCCTTGTTATGCAGAATTCAAATGATATTATATAGGCGTAGGTAGCTGCAGAATTCCAGCCTTCTCTCATTGGATGAATATATGGCAGAATAAAAATGGAACAGCCTCTGTTGTCTAGATGTGTTATGGAGTGGAGAAGTGTCAGTGCATACATATCTTTGAAGCTATTTATAAAGACCATTCCAAACATACTATATGATTTACAATTCTAATGAAGTCAATAAGGACTACAAATTATTTGTAAGGATGATGCTTATTTATGCTAATGTTTTTGGGTAGATACTCAATATAATCAGATTCTACCAGGCCCAAGAATAAAGGAAGAGTCTGAAAGTCTGTTGGTGTTGCCTCATTCAGCAGTAACTTTACACTGCTTATCAGAGAATGGATCGGTTAGATGGTTTCACAATGGCAGAATAGTTGGTGTTACTGATAGGCATAAGATATTGGCAAATGGAAGTTTCTTGATTCTATCAGTTGAGGAAGATGATATCGGAGATTACTACTGTCAAGTCGGTAATCCTTATGTGGGAGTGATAAGGAGTCGAACAGTTAAACTTGAGGCTGTAGGTGAGTTTAGTGTTTCTAAGCTAACTCTATGTAACAGCTATACTAGTAGACAAGTGTTAAGAagtgttaattattattttgtagGTTGGCACtatgattttttgttttatcTTGCTGCCTCCTATTTAATGAACTTGTCAATTTGTTATTCCGTGGGCTTACTAGGAAAAATGTCATTAGAGGTGTTTATGCATTGTATGAAAAACTATGTTTTGGAgttgattaatttattaaggGTTGCTTATCCTTTTGACAACTTATGTTGCCAGTGATAGCTTGTCATTCTTGATGCTCACACTTAATTCATGAAACTGATTCCTTTTGTCATATTTTTACAAGAATAGTCACAGAAAGCCATAGGTGTTGGGCTGTGTGAAACATTGGGAATGACCGGTGAAGCAGATTACGGTAGAATGAGAATTTTGGTGACATTTTTTGGCAATTTGGTGATTTAAGAGTGAATCGCCAAAATAGGAAGcattaatattattagttTAGCTttattacgcatgcgcacagcTGAATGACAAATTGGCGCTGTATACATACAGATCCTTGCAGCACAACGGCCTGCTCTTTTCACGATAAACGTGATGGCCTCGAAACAGCTTGGAACTTAGTAAGTCTCCAATGACTCCATGCTACTAGTTGTACAGTATCCGTTTTCACGTGTACTACTAGCCTCTCAACACCAGACATACTCACATGTAGCAGATGAAGTGACGTCAGACGTTCTCTAACTTTGCAAATCACCAAAATATAACTtgtcaaaattttaaatatagtCATTTTGAAAGATTTCGCCAAATTTTTTGACGCAAAATTTCTCGTTCTACGGTATATCAAGGAGGCGTTCTATTTTGAACAATCCAGAAAAGGAAAAGGAAATAAAAACTAAGTTGTGAAAAGTGATGAACAGACTAAGAATTAACATTAGATTGTCTTTTAAATGTCCAAAAGACGAATTTGTATGGCAGATTAATGTATAGGTATATTGGAAAGATAATGTTGCCAGTTATAAAGCCCTTGCTtatatgtatgtctttctTTGACTGTTGACTTATTTCTAATGAGGAGCTAGTACTATAGTAGCACGTTATGGATTTGGATGATCATGCTACATTGAATGTTGGCTTTCATAAATGAAATGTGTTTCGTATTTGACGTCTAATTATTGTTTTATGTACAAACTAACTTGGCTAGTTATGTTATCTGTGTTGTTTAGCTCAGCATTCTGGACTTGTTCATGCTCCACATGATGTAGCTGTCCATGAAGGAAATTCAGCATACTTTAATTGTTTTCCCAACACAAGTTTCTCTGTATATGCATTGGTGACGTCATTAGCAGATGAACTAAACAATAGTAGAATTGACACTGTGTGGAGTGTTGATGGGCAGTCGGTGCAACAAAGTGAAGCTGGTGGTGTACTACTGTCTAATGGAGGTCTTCTCATTCCTTTTGTATCTCGACACAATGAAAACGATGATATTGATGTTATACATAATTACTGTTGCCAACTTGACCATAAGAAACCTGCCTGTGCATCAATGAGGGTGTTGCCTTCTAGTGGAAAGTCACAATCTCCAACTTTAGTAGCCGAACCATTTGACATATTTATTAAAGAGGGGGAAACAGGTGTAACACAGTGTGTGGGTAATGGTGTACCACCACCTACAGTGACATGGTTTAAGGAAAATGGGACGAAGGTGATTGCAGACAATGAAGACGTTTTCATGTCTGCCGTATTGAAGATCACGAATGCACAAGTAGAAGACTCAGGGATATACTACTGCATAGTAGAGAACAGTTTTGGACAGATAAATCACAgcatttctgttgttgttttaggtattgtacgtgtttgttttccttattattgttattttgaTTATCAATATTTTGTACATTTAGGTTCTCCGAGAgtaaaatttgtgtttgatgaCAATGTTTGGATTCCTCGAGGAAAGCAAGCTTATCTTGTATGCCCAATTGAAAGAACTGCTTATCCTCGTTCCATCAGCAAGTTTGTACCAAAGTTGCAGATTGCAtggctttttaatgctactgAGATCAGCTCAACTGACAATGGGCTACAGATTTTACCAAATGACACATTGCTAATCAATTCAACGAGCTTTGCCAGTGAAGGGATGTATCAGTGTTTTGTGGAGAATGTGTATAGTAGTGTACAGGTGACATTTCGACTGCGATCTTACGGTAACTAATGACTTCTCAGTTATTGATTGTAgttgtatatttattatgcTGATACATAGCAACGTTTAATTTATGTAGGATCACCAGCTTCTGTTCTTCATGTTTCTGTGAAAGTCTCACCAGGAAATGTAATTCTTTCTTGGCTTCCTGGCTACCCAGGCTGCTTGACATCCAAATGCACAATCAGTTATTATGAAGTNNNNNNNNNNNNNNNNNNNNNNNNNNNNNNNNNNNNNNNNNNNNNNNNNNNNNNNNNNNNNNNNNNNNNNNNNNNNNNNNNNNNNNNNNNNNNNNNNNNNNNNNNNNNNNNNNNNNNNNNNNNNNNNNNNNNNNNNNNNNNNNNNNNNNNNNNNNNNNNNNNNNNNNNNNNNNNNNNNNNNNNNNNNNNNNNNNNNNNNNAACAGCAAAAACAAGTGGATGTACTACAGTTTATCGTACCTCAGCAATATCAGTAACATTATTTGACAGTTTAACTGGCCAGTTTATATTTTCTCCTTGTTCTACATATGATACTGGAAGTCACTACAGCTTTAATGTGGTAGCTGTCAATGAGGTTGGTAAGTCTTTCAGAGTGGAACTTTCTACATTTATTGGTGAGCTAGCAAAGTTGTTTGTGATTTGCAAGTTGCGTACTAGTTTGGTTGTTTAGTTCTTCCTGCAGCAATAGTTAAGATGCAGTTGATTAGCTCTTCATCTGTTCATATTTGGTATGATGTGCCACTGTTTTCAATCGATGCTAGTGATTGTGAAATTCAAAGAAAAAGTTGTCAAATGAGTGACACATTGGAATTAAATGATTTGATGTcttgtgctgtttgtgtgaATGTTATTGATTCAAACCATGTTTCCCAGCAGCAGGTATCAAATTCTTTATGTCTGAATAGATTTCTGTATTGATTAGTTTGATTGCATGATTTCCAGAATGTGTCTGTTTTTGGATCATCAACACAAGATGAACTATCAATACTCTTAAATGTGGAAGGTCTTCAACCAATGACAAATTACAAGTTTAGTGTTATTTTTAAGTGGAGACTTCGAGGGATGAAAACAACTGAAACTCATCCCATGCATTGTTCTACTGGAATGACAAGTAAGTAAACAGAACGGAGGCCAAACCTGCagtattctgtttgtctgtttgtgagaTTGGTTTAGACAACGATATAGACGTACTGTCAAGCTAAGCTTGTTGACAATTTTTAAACACGTTTAAACACTAGTCTTAGAGGGCCTAGTTTAGTTAGAAGTTTTATTGTGTCCTGTGTAGTGATATTGAAGAGACTAATcaagctgtctgtctatatctgtttgttcttctgcAAGTGTGCGAGCGCATGCTCGTGcgctcatgtgtgtgtgtgtgtgtgtgtgtgtgtgtgtgtgtgtgtgtgtgtgtgtgtgtgtgtgtgtgtgtgtgtgtgcgtgcgtgtgtgtgtgt
This window encodes:
- the LOC134180356 gene encoding uncharacterized protein LOC134180356 gives rise to the protein MEKWKLLLLLVVLQVTDAQYNQILPGPRIKAEPKSLLVLSHMAATLQCFSESGSITWFHNGKSVDIVDGYKILANGSLIILSVDEIDVGDYYCEVNTLYVGVIRSQTVNLMIEAQQPGLLHGPHDVVVYEGNSAYFDCFPNISFPVNTLLNKLADELKTIRVDAVWSVDGQSVQQSEAGGVLLSNGGLLIPFVSRHNENDDIDVIHNYCCQLDHKKPACASMRVLSSSGKSQSPTLVAEPFDVFIKEGETGVTQCVGNGVPPPTVTWFKENGTKVIADNEDVFMSAVLKITNAQVEDSGIYYCIVENSFGQTNHSISVVVLGSPRVKFVFDDNVWIPRGKQAYLVCPIERPVYPRSISKFVPKLQITWLFNATKISLTGNKLETLPNDTLIIKSTSFASEGMYQCFVENVYGSVQTTFRLRTYGPPDPVLELSVRLIPGNVLLTWLSGYPGCQISTCKIVYYEVTAAQRYRSSCAAPIHTFETTMALFDTNSGQFVFSPCAVSRTGQEYYFNVTAVNERGRSNAVESSTQYIVPPSSISVELISGPSFIRILYILDSFIQSASECELRSGICNIRKQIGPSCSACVIITDLHHSQNLNATISRSSKKMQRTFETDGPSELLVHVENLQPMSFYQFSVIVQWRRQRLRTTLTRAANCSTGMAAPLHSPALQKAVRINSTWFYIVYQGIDSSSVLSLAYYYQLTMYSTEQQIAQLRLGSHTLNNTNTATVRWDVNGTLHHLQSWYNYRVTLRSCCDNTTCNQWANTAQCGQMDVTQLQQACMKSCNCSSHASSGTIKPHDIKFGAVKSISVTVSSWWAIIHWKPIADSLVMTYVTNITSSSSRPKTFVQQPSVYVSGLLPNTMYNVTVSVLTYDRQQPVKSASHVFMTAGQNAAPANISVKMVNSSASVLVSWSPVWLPNLSIKGFYIRYCNTTDCRVYVVQTTRSFSNISINEFCPDMKYNFSVAAFNEKSVGNWSELYLYEIPYFVSRPLIFVGNVDSHSVQVNLSYDACFMQIRNVCQYLNFFVKVCSAVNSCFLKNGRDSSITIQGLKAAMNYSVTAQLMCAIPGFWSEPVDFETPAEPKVKPHATVDRGIIVWISAAIVAVIGIVGIVVCDCYHARCRKENNERAETEHGVSRELQVAPFDSQYETVPQHSDGEYDRLVDHVRCHSDDIVTQSANDEQLPFERTSLGAQVNNHQRDVLPIPSIEHHDELTASESNEQFHQRIHNCNVAVKNERCAECLENVEPENSFDYVQLSTQEQGDSRSTCLLEAAYQTRKQDIHTSSEEDSESEWAIDQRQFTRSGCELSHSLHDADANDHDD